In Panicum virgatum strain AP13 chromosome 5K, P.virgatum_v5, whole genome shotgun sequence, the genomic window aaaggaaagaaaaagaaaaagaaaaaaaacaaggcaTGTGCATATCATATTATCAATCTATCAACAGGACAGTTCCAAACTATACCTTTCTAAGAACAGGCACAGCTGCAGGTATAAAATGACTTTTCAAAATAGATAAAGCCCTACCAAGGTCACCGTGTGTAAAGCACTAAGAACCACCTCTTAGAAAAGTACCAGATAGCATAAAAGTAGTTTGAACTTGAACTGCACACTACCAAAAAAAACGTGGAAGCCAGCTTGGCAGCTTCATGCCCTATATCCCAAATTTTATCAGGTGCAACCTCCTCACGCTCCCTTAAGCTGCACAATTGCCCAACAGACTTTTAGATAACATGCAAAGGTGTATTTCAGTAAGGTTTCTTAGTGCTTAAGAGAAGGCTAGCAGAAAATGATATATGCCAGTCAAATTACTTCAGCCACGGCCCATGCTAATAATTCAGCCATCATTATGTGATATGAATCTATGAATCTACTGAAGAACGTAACCTCAAGAAAAGAAATGTTTCTGTAGCAAAGCTAGAGCACATGATCTGCTGTCATTGTTCCCTTCACTGTTCAGTATGTCTGCATCAAGCAAATGAAAAAATAAAGACATGGAAATATTAGACTGATCCTTGTACTGCCATTTGGTTTATGCTAAGGAAAACACATTAACTGTGGTTGATATATATATTACTATGTAGTTAAATGATTTAGATGAAAGAGACAAGTGCTTGGTGATATCtacaaacaaaaacaaaaacatgtTTTGTGAAAACATGTCGATCTGTCTCCAATCCCTCCCTTGCAGCCTTAGGTGCAAAAGATAGGGTCTGTTTGGATGCAGCCCTGGCTAAAGTTGCCTGGACTGGACCTTGCCTGTAGGTTGCCTGGATGTTGTTTGGTTGGAACCCTGGGATGTACTTGCCTGGCGCGGTTGCCGGGTGCCAGGCGTGGGAAATCGAACGCCTGGGAGGCCAGCTGACTTGCCTGGTATTAATGACTCTCGTAAACACCGATGGCTTATCCTCTCTCTCctgacttttcccctttcctctcccctccctctctctctctctgtgtttCTTCAAAATCCCTGTGGGGAAATCAAAGATTGGACTCCATGGAGATGAAGGACCCTGCAGGGTGATCTTCTAGGTTGTAGATCCGGTGATTTGCTCTATTATTTTCCCTCTTCATTGACTTCAAGAAGTATTGATCTGAGATCTGGTTTAGAAAGGTGAGAAAAATCAACTCCTATTTTCTTCATCTGCTTGGTCTATCGTTATTGTTTATGTCCAAATGATGGCTGCAGTAACTTTGTATTTTAGAAAGGTGGAAGATTAGAAAGTGAGTGGCAAAATGTATTTCTATTAAAGTAGTAACTTTGTACAGGTTGCTTTACAAAATGACGATATGCAAGTACATCTAATCTGAACTACAAACTTGCTTGTTTCTTACTTTTCTCATGTGATGCTTAGATGGATAAAGACCACGTTTCTGAATATGTTGTCCAGCAAAGAGGTCGCATGTTAAGTGCCCTATCTGTTGTCCTTGCCGTTGTCAAATGGCGGCGACGTCGGCGTCTTCGCTCTAGAAGATTGCCAATAAAATATGGGCCCTTGGTGACTAGAGATTTGGTGAGGCAAGCAAGGCTAGATGAACTATATAATGCAACAAATAGAAACTGCATTCATCAACTTCGGATGAGGAAAGATGTGTTCTGGAAGCTTGCCTCTCATTTGCGTGATTCTGGTCTACTAAGGGATACTATACACGTCTCGGTTGAAGAACAATTGGCTATGTTTCTGCATACAGTTGGCCACAATTTGAGAAATTGTGTGGTTGCCTTCTATTTCAAGAGATCCGGCGAGACCGTAAGCCGGTATTTCAGTGAGGTCTTGATGGCTTTATGTTCCCTTGCCAAAGATATGATAAAACTTAGGTCTGTAGAGACCCATTCAAAGATAACCAGTAGCCTTGGGCGATTCTACCCTTATTTTAAGGTATACtacaaaatatattttcttAATATTTTATTTTCAATAGCTAGTTTATCACAGTAATAAAAATTTTGTGCAATATAGGACTGTATTGGGGCACTTGATGGCACTCATATCCCTGCATTTGTCCCTGAAAATATAGTTAACAGGTTTAGAGGTCATAAAAATTACACAACTCAAAATGTGCTAGCAGCCGTGGACTTTGATTTGCGGTTTACATATGTGCTTGCTGGATGGGAGGGCTCAGCACATGACTCCGTAGTTCTTAAGGCTGCCCTTAAAAGATCAAATGGAATTCCATTGCCTGAAGGTTAGCATATTTCTCCAAATGATTTAAGGCATAGACTAAATTTTAATGAACCAATAAAGCAACTATCTATTTTTTATGTAGGAAAATATTACTTAGCTGATGCGGGGTATGCAGCGAGACCGGGTATATTACCACCTTATAGAGGTGTTCGCTATCACTTGAAGGAGTACGGGGGTGGGAAATATCCAGAAACACCACAAGAGTTGTTTAATTTTCGACATTCCTCTCTTCGTACAACGGTCGAGCGAGGCTTTGGGAGCTTAAAGAGCCGCTTTAAAGTTCTTGCAAACAAGCCATATTTTACCTTTCGCTTACAAGTGAAGATTGTAATAGCATGCTGTGTGTTACACAATTGGATCCTTGATAACGGTCCTGATGCCATCATATATGATGAAGAAATCTGGTATAATACTTTGCCCAAGTCAGCTGTGAGAGGGTGGGGGTAAAATTTTTAGTGAGAGTGACTTTCAATTTCTTTGGatccttatagtatagatagaaaTATAAGGTATTTTGTTTTGTTCTAAATCTAAGTAGTAtagatttgatcaaatttatagagaagaatattaacatctaacacatcaaataagtaaattataaattatatTTCATAACCAATGTAATCTAATTATTAACATttgatatttaaaatattattatactccctccgtatcgtAAAGGAAGTTGTTTCTGATATCAACGCGGTCTTCAAAaataactttgaccactaactttttactataaaaatttacaAAATATAGTCAACACATACTTTTATGAAACTATATTTCAAGATAAATCTGCTTATATCgcttttatattttcaaactcaacccaaaaaaattaatttataGTTAAAGTTTAAAATGTTTGACTTAAGACAATCTCAAAACGACTTTATTTATAATATGAAGGGAGTATTTTTCTACCATTTGATCAAAATTAGAATAGTTTGACTTAAAACAAACTAAAATATCTTACATTTCAAAATGGAGTACAACACAAATTCACATGCCATTATGAAGATTACTTAAAATATCTCTCTAAACTTGCATCTAAATTGTCTATTATTTGAAAATAATATAAATTAAAATCTAAATTACCAGCATGTGTTATTATAAAAAACAAATCTCCCATACTAGTTAAGGAGTCAGGACCGACCTGTTTGAATCAACCTGAGCTAATCACGCAGGAAACTCGCTAGCGTGCCTGCGTCGCTGCTCTCAGCGTGGCCGTGGCGGTCGCGCGCGCTGGGATTTGCCGATTTAGAGCCTTCTACGGGCCATTATTTAATGGGCCGAAAGAACCCGTCCACGGGCTTTACTTATGAATCATGCAGACAATGTCTGTTTCTGTCCTTGCCAAATGCCAATCTTCTTCCTGAATCCTGACTTCCTTCCTGCTTTGACCTTTACTCAATCAGACTCCCCTGATTAGTCATGGAGTCTTCTCCAAACACATCCTACTCCTGAGTTAGGGCCTTGCATCACTTTATTATTTCATCCTCATTGCAACCTGCGAGGGTAATTGCAGGCCTGCCAAAAGTATAAGTTGTCCAGCTCCCGGCTTCCTTCATCAAAAGAACACGTGTAGGCCTACCTGGATTTTGATCTCTTGAGACACGAAGATCAGGATTAGTAGGCTCTCTGATCGCAGGACATCGTGGAAGCCAACTACCCCTCATTCAGTAACACGAAACTGCAGAACGACTGGCAGACCATTTGTCCATTTCTTAACCTCTGTCTCAAATGAATCTCTGATAGTCCGAGTGTGCTGGCTGCAATGAAACTCTTCTTGTTGCTGCCTAGGGGGCCAGTCATCACTCATCACAGCCCCGTTTGGTTCATGCTAGACTTCCTAGCGCACACAAGTcgagaaaaaaatctcgcatgtatggagtactaaataaagtctgtttacaaaacctttttaaggataaatgtaatttttcgcgacgaatctaatgacgataattaatcgatgattggctacagcgatgctacagtaattatcatctaatcgcgcggtcaatagcctcattagattcttcagggttcctagcacagggattgtggagttagttttgtaaactatcttcatttaatatctctaattagcgGTTAAAGTTCCCTAGCACAACTTGTGCTacgaaccaaacagggccaatgtCTGCTTCTTTAAACACGTGCAGACACTCAAATTTTTTGACCTCCCCTGTCTTCTTCCGTACTGCAATCCTGCCTTACATTATGCAGTAGACCCATAATAGTATAGTAAATGAAAGTGGctaattttttaataaaaatccCTTTTAACTCAATGGTAGAGTAATGTCATGGTAAGGCATAAGTCGTCCGATTTCAACCATAAAGGGCTTTTCACTTAGTGGTAGAGTATTGCTTTGGTAAGACAGAAGTCATTGGTTCGAATTCGAGAAGTAGTTTTCTATAAAATCCattcatttttttgaaaatgtttTCGTGAATTTTATGACTTAGTTTAGTGCGAGATGCAGGCATTTTTTGTCTGAACACTAAACAAAGCACATAGTTTAAATtgcaaaaaagaaataaaattggACTGTTTTTCCTGTTAGAACAATCAAATAAATACATGCACTGAACTAATCTAGACTCCTTTTCATTAATCTATTCTTATTTAATACCCTTTAAACGAATTTCCTTAAAAAGTAGGGAATGATCTGCGAATTTACCTAACCCTCGACTAAAAGAAATCCTATGAAAGCATAACAGGAAACTAGTAAAGACTCTTTCCTTTTGATCTTTGCATCCCTTTTTATCATTTCCCCATGGTTGCAATCTGTGAGGGTGATTGTTGCAGGCATGTCAAGTGTTTCAGTAGTCCAGCTCGCAGCTCCCTTTTGATCAGAAGAATACGTGTATGCATACCTCGATTTTCATCTCACGAAACAAAAAGATAGTTATTCAGAGGATCAGTAGACTAGGCACTGGAGATGTACGTGGCGCTTGGCGGTGACGACTATAGATGAGCAAACGgaccgcccggcccggcccgggccGGGCCCGGCTCGATCGTGCTgggccaagtttggcccgtcgtGCCACCTTGCTGGGCTGACCCGGGCTTTGTGTTTGGCCGACGGCCCAGGCCCGGCCCATGGGCCTattttcgtgccgggccggcccaaaTGGCCCGACCAAAATGGCGTGCTGGGCCGGCCCAAATAGCCCATAAACATATGAAGATATCAATTTCACAAATGTTTAAAGAATCGTAGAAGCTAAATATTATTTCTCAAATATTATTAAGTTCataaatattaaaaaaacacaTAAGTTACACCTATAAGTTAATTTATTGACAAATGACAAGTTATAagtttatatataaatatataattatagTTATATATAAGCTAACGGGCTTCTACCGTGCCTTCCACTAAttgcgggccgtgccgtgccaccCGACGGGCCTGCCTAACGGCCCAAGCCCGGCCCGGGACCCGGGCCGTGTCTAGCCCGGGCCCAGTGTcttcgggccgtgccgtgcttgggccgggctACCGGGCCTCGGGCCTTCTGCTCATCTATAGTGACGACTGACGAAGACCGACGTGGGAAATGGGATGGAGCGGCCGCCCCTCCAATCTCCATTCCTCGCCTTCACTTGCTGATAAAGCCTGCCTCCAATCGCCGCTTCACGCGGTGGCTCCCCGGGCATTCCCTTGAGCCCCTCCCACTCCTACTGGCTACTGGGTCTTGGCAGCCTCGCATCCACGCCGCCATGCTTGCATCGGCTAGAGGTGGTCTGCGTTCACGCGACCTCTCTCCATCAGGCCGAGGCTCGCAGGAGCGGCGTTCAGCGCCCGGCGCCCGCACGCAGGCCATTCCTTGACGCCCGTCGCCCGGCGCCCTCTCTTCCGTCGAGCAAGATCTCTCTTCCCTCACCGTCTGCTTGGTAGCTGTCGCTGCTGTGGAAGTTGCTCAGAAATTGTACTCGAATCCACAAATTGTAGGTTTGACTTGTACTAGACCAATCCGAGCTCGCCTCTCCCGGAACCTGCCGCAAACCAGCAAGAAGAAACGTTTCGCGGTCGACAATATTCCCGAGCAGAGATGTCCAGTACCCGACAAACGGCGTACGAATCAAAAGCGGCCGGGGGACTATCGCCGGCCGGTCAGGTCTCCGGAGATGCAAATAACCTGCCGTGTTCGCGGTCGCTGCCATCCTTTTGAAGTGGAACGACCGGCGAAGACTTGTCGACGCTGGTTGGAGTCTTGGAGAATACATGGCTCGCATAGGCGCACGCCGTGGGGGGCCTCCGCTTACTTGGAACAGTCGCGGGCAGGCTAAGATGAGGGAGGCGCTCGGCATCGCGTTCGCGGCCGCCCTGGCGTCCCTGTTCGTCGTCCTGCTCGGCCTCATCCTGTTCCGGCACTGGTGGCTgcgccgcggcgccgtcccCGCGTCCAACCGCGGCGGCTTCGTCCTGTTCGACGTCTGCCTCCCCGACGACAGGCATCTGCCACGCGCCGCGAGGACGCCGTCCGTGGAGCGGAGCCGGTGGCGGGAGCGCGgggacagcggcggcgaggccgccgcggcggcggacgaggcGGCGGGGCCCGGCGAGGGCGAGATCGCGCGGTGGAAGAAGATCTTCGGGGGCCCCGCGAGGTGCCTGTCCACGATAGACGAGGGGACGGAGAAGGGCGGCACGACGGCGGCCACGACGCCCGCGTTttgcacgccgccggcgtcgcccgaCCGCCGGGAGGCCCGCGCCCGGCCTCTCGACATGGCTTCCGTCGCGGCGCAACTTAAGGCTTAAACACGAGACGGCTTAACACCAtggtactttttttttctcggtAAAACACCATGGTACTTTTGGCTCCTTTCCTGCGTTGCTGGTTGCGGTACGATTCTTGAGCAGCAACAGTTACTTCATCGATCTATTGTATATGATTCTTGCACAAGATCATGCAAAACGTAGCAGTAAAGTATTTGTAGATGGATGAATTTGTCTAACAGAGCGTTCTTGAACAGAATcagtactactactactacaatTTCCTGCAGGTTGCGATCTCCCCGTAGATCAGTGTTACCAGTCTACCAAAATCATTGACGTTTCCTCAACCACTGTCGGGGTCTAATTGCGCCGGGATTTTGAGGTAGTATTATTAATCCAAACGTGCAATATGTTTTCAGGAAAATGAACGCGCCATATCCATGATTGAACAGACCGAGCGTAGCTCGGTTGGCGGAGCCTCCCGTCAGCTCGCCCGCCCGGGCTCGAACCGGACGTGCGCAAAAAAAAAGCCTCGCTAGCAGTTCGGGTTTTTTTTCACGACCAGAAGTTGGTGTAActttctcttaatgaaata contains:
- the LOC120708769 gene encoding uncharacterized protein LOC120708769, which encodes MARIGARRGGPPLTWNSRGQAKMREALGIAFAAALASLFVVLLGLILFRHWWLRRGAVPASNRGGFVLFDVCLPDDRHLPRAARTPSVERSRWRERGDSGGEAAAAADEAAGPGEGEIARWKKIFGGPARCLSTIDEGTEKGGTTAATTPAFCTPPASPDRREARARPLDMASVAAQLKA